A stretch of the Proteus sp. ZN5 genome encodes the following:
- the ybeD gene encoding DUF493 family protein YbeD, with translation MKTKLNELLEFPCSFTYKVMGHAKPELVDQVVEVIQRHAPGDYTPSVKPSSKGNYHSVSITINATHIDQVETLYKELGELELVRMVL, from the coding sequence CAAAATTAAATGAACTGTTAGAGTTCCCATGTTCTTTCACTTATAAAGTGATGGGTCATGCAAAACCAGAATTAGTAGATCAAGTCGTTGAAGTCATTCAGCGCCATGCACCAGGTGATTACACGCCTTCAGTAAAACCAAGTAGCAAAGGTAATTACCACTCTGTTTCTATTACCATCAATGCAACTCATATTGATCAAGTAGAAACGTTATATAAAGAATTAGGTGAACTTGAACTGGTACGTATGGTTCTGTAA
- the lipB gene encoding lipoyl(octanoyl) transferase LipB encodes MKIFTVQDKTIIIRQLGVKPYLPVSDSMHQFTEKRESHTPDEIWLVQHEQVFTQGQAGKAEHLLNTGTIPVIQSDRGGQVTYHGPGQQVMYVLIDLKRNHVGVRQLVTALENTVIDTLAEFNVEAYARADAPGVYVKGDKICSLGLRIRKGCSFHGLALNIDMDLSPFARINPCGYSDLKMTQLIDFAPNTTTTQVAPLLVKHFCTQLGFQPQQ; translated from the coding sequence ATGAAGATTTTCACGGTGCAAGACAAGACAATCATTATTCGCCAATTAGGTGTGAAACCCTATTTACCGGTTTCTGATTCTATGCATCAGTTTACGGAAAAACGGGAAAGTCACACACCTGATGAAATATGGCTTGTTCAACATGAACAAGTTTTTACCCAAGGCCAAGCAGGTAAAGCCGAACACTTATTAAATACGGGAACAATCCCTGTTATTCAATCCGATCGTGGTGGTCAAGTGACTTATCATGGCCCCGGTCAACAAGTGATGTATGTTTTAATTGATTTAAAACGCAATCACGTAGGTGTTCGTCAATTAGTCACTGCTCTTGAAAACACTGTTATAGACACACTAGCAGAGTTTAATGTAGAAGCTTATGCTCGCGCTGATGCGCCCGGAGTTTATGTAAAGGGCGATAAAATTTGCTCTTTAGGATTACGTATCCGTAAAGGTTGTTCTTTTCATGGACTTGCGCTCAATATAGATATGGATTTATCTCCTTTTGCTCGAATAAATCCTTGTGGTTATTCTGATTTAAAAATGACGCAGTTAATTGATTTTGCACCGAATACGACAACGACACAGGTAGCACCGTTATTAGTTAAGCATTTTTGTACACAACTAGGATTTCAACCACAGCAATAA
- the lipA gene encoding lipoyl synthase produces the protein MSKPIQMERGVKYRDADKMALIPVKTVATEREQLLRKPDWMKIKLPADSSKIQGIKAAMRKNGLHSVCEEASCPNLAECFNHGTATFMILGAICTRRCPFCDVAHGRPNAPDPQEPEKLAQTIKDMGLRYVVITSVDRDDLRDGGAQHFADCIAAIRAKNPTIRIETLVPDFRGRMDKALEILTDTPPDVFNHNLENVPRVYRQVRPGANYQWSLTLLERFKQAHPDIPTKSGLMVGLGETNEEIIDVMRDLRKHGVTMLTLGQYLQPSRHHLPVQRYVSPDEFEYMKEQALAMGFTHAACGPFVRSSYHADLQAQGIEVK, from the coding sequence ATGAGTAAACCTATTCAGATGGAACGCGGAGTTAAATATCGCGACGCCGATAAAATGGCACTTATTCCTGTTAAAACAGTCGCTACAGAACGTGAACAACTGCTACGCAAACCTGATTGGATGAAAATAAAGCTACCCGCTGACTCAAGTAAAATTCAGGGTATCAAAGCAGCAATGCGTAAAAATGGTCTTCATTCCGTCTGTGAAGAAGCCTCTTGTCCTAACCTTGCTGAGTGTTTTAACCACGGAACAGCAACCTTTATGATCTTGGGCGCAATCTGTACACGCCGTTGCCCATTCTGCGATGTCGCTCATGGCCGCCCTAATGCTCCCGATCCTCAAGAGCCAGAAAAACTCGCTCAAACCATTAAAGATATGGGATTACGCTATGTTGTTATCACCTCTGTAGACCGTGATGACTTACGTGATGGCGGTGCCCAGCATTTTGCCGATTGTATCGCCGCTATTCGTGCAAAGAATCCTACTATTCGTATTGAAACACTAGTGCCAGATTTCCGTGGTCGTATGGATAAAGCACTTGAGATCCTCACTGACACTCCACCAGATGTCTTTAACCATAACTTAGAGAATGTACCTCGCGTTTATCGTCAAGTACGCCCAGGTGCTAACTATCAATGGTCATTGACACTCTTAGAACGCTTTAAGCAAGCACACCCTGATATTCCAACAAAATCAGGTTTGATGGTCGGTCTTGGGGAAACAAACGAAGAAATTATTGACGTTATGCGTGATCTGCGTAAACATGGGGTAACGATGCTGACATTAGGGCAATATTTACAGCCAAGTCGTCACCATCTTCCTGTTCAACGCTACGTCAGTCCTGACGAGTTTGAATATATGAAAGAGCAAGCACTTGCGATGGGCTTTACCCATGCAGCTTGTGGGCCGTTTGTTCGCTCGTCTTATCATGCTGATCTTCAAGCTCAGGGGATTGAGGTTAAATAA
- the crcB gene encoding fluoride efflux transporter CrcB has protein sequence MLNIAIAVFIGGGLGSVLRWLISYRLNSIFPHFATGTFVANCIGAFIIAFGIAWFSKAPHIDPIWKIMLTTGFCGGLTTFSTFSVEVVALLTEGKIGWALSTMGANLAGSFLMTAFAFWLLREM, from the coding sequence ATGCTTAATATTGCAATTGCTGTATTTATAGGTGGTGGTTTAGGTAGCGTATTACGCTGGCTTATTAGCTACCGCCTAAATTCTATTTTTCCTCATTTTGCCACAGGCACCTTTGTTGCTAACTGCATTGGTGCATTTATTATTGCCTTTGGTATCGCTTGGTTTAGTAAAGCTCCACATATTGATCCTATTTGGAAAATTATGCTGACAACGGGCTTTTGTGGCGGTCTGACAACTTTTTCAACCTTTTCGGTTGAAGTGGTTGCTCTCTTAACGGAAGGAAAAATTGGATGGGCACTAAGCACCATGGGGGCTAACTTAGCTGGCTCATTTTTAATGACCGCATTTGCATTTTGGTTACTACGCGAGATGTAA
- the cspE gene encoding transcription antiterminator/RNA stability regulator CspE has translation MSKLKGNVKWFNETKGFGFITPEDGSKDVFVHFSAITSEGFKTLAEGQKVEFEVTDGAKGPSAANVVAI, from the coding sequence ATGTCTAAATTAAAAGGTAACGTTAAGTGGTTTAACGAAACTAAAGGTTTTGGTTTTATCACTCCAGAAGATGGCAGCAAAGATGTATTTGTACACTTTTCCGCTATTACATCAGAAGGCTTTAAAACCCTTGCTGAAGGTCAAAAAGTAGAGTTTGAAGTTACTGACGGCGCGAAAGGGCCATCTGCTGCAAACGTTGTCGCTATCTAA
- a CDS encoding methylated-DNA--[protein]-cysteine S-methyltransferase, producing the protein MYQDYLDAPKGFPKPYISITANEKGITSLYFVNDKEAAVNSSPVINQCIKQLKEYFEGKRTTFSVPLAPEGTEFQSRVWKTLQTIPYGEIWSYKKLALTLGSVNYCRAVGMANSRNPISLIIPCHRVIGHNGKLVGYTGGLDIKRWLLQYEKVEVDE; encoded by the coding sequence ATGTACCAAGACTATCTCGATGCACCTAAAGGCTTTCCAAAACCTTATATCTCTATCACTGCAAATGAAAAAGGGATCACGAGTCTCTATTTTGTGAATGACAAAGAGGCTGCTGTAAATTCAAGCCCTGTTATTAATCAATGTATAAAACAATTAAAAGAGTATTTTGAAGGTAAACGAACGACATTTTCGGTGCCATTAGCGCCAGAAGGAACGGAATTTCAAAGCCGTGTTTGGAAGACATTACAAACCATCCCTTATGGTGAAATTTGGAGTTATAAAAAATTGGCGCTCACATTAGGTTCGGTCAATTATTGCCGAGCGGTAGGAATGGCAAACTCACGCAACCCAATTTCTTTAATTATTCCTTGTCATCGAGTTATTGGTCATAACGGTAAGTTAGTCGGCTATACCGGTGGATTAGATATTAAGCGTTGGCTACTTCAATATGAAAAAGTAGAAGTCGATGAATAG
- a CDS encoding glutaredoxin family protein — protein MSVILYTKPNCVQCSATERALKQKNIPFIAVDLTKDTQALARIVSMGYRQVPVVVHGEQHWSGFCPDKIRQITL, from the coding sequence ATGTCTGTTATCCTCTATACCAAACCGAATTGCGTTCAATGTAGTGCCACAGAGCGCGCCTTAAAACAGAAAAATATTCCATTTATTGCAGTCGATCTCACCAAAGATACACAAGCTCTCGCCCGTATCGTTTCTATGGGATATCGCCAAGTGCCTGTTGTAGTTCACGGTGAACAACATTGGTCGGGTTTTTGTCCTGATAAAATCAGACAGATCACGCTCTAA
- the nrdI gene encoding class Ib ribonucleoside-diphosphate reductase assembly flavoprotein NrdI — translation MQTAPLIYFSSRSENCHRFVQKLNVHATRIIEDKTLLATQPFVLLCPTYGGGGTKGAVPKAVIQFLNIPENRQLIRGVIASGNTNFGAAYGLAGDIIAQKCQIPFLYRFELLGTPEDVYRVKTGLSTFWSNLTDQYVTRQLT, via the coding sequence ATGCAAACGGCACCTTTGATCTATTTTTCAAGTCGCTCTGAAAACTGCCATCGCTTTGTACAAAAACTCAATGTACATGCGACCAGAATTATTGAAGATAAAACATTGCTTGCAACGCAACCCTTTGTGTTGCTTTGCCCAACTTATGGTGGTGGTGGTACTAAAGGTGCAGTTCCTAAAGCGGTTATTCAGTTTTTAAATATTCCTGAAAACCGTCAATTAATACGTGGAGTCATTGCTTCTGGAAATACTAACTTCGGTGCAGCTTATGGGTTAGCTGGCGATATTATTGCACAAAAATGCCAAATCCCTTTTTTGTATCGATTTGAATTATTAGGTACGCCAGAAGATGTATATCGCGTAAAAACAGGTTTAAGTACATTTTGGTCAAATCTTACTGACCAATACGTTACGAGACAATTAACATGA
- the nrdE gene encoding class 1b ribonucleoside-diphosphate reductase subunit alpha translates to MTQSTEQLDYHALNAMLNLYDEQGNIQFDKDKLATHHFFRQHVNQNTVFFHDLKEKLEFLVQQHYYEAQVLEQYEFAFIKQLFKHAYSKKFRFQSFLGAFKYYTSYTLKTFDGERYLERYEDRVCMVALTLAQGNTDLAIHLVDEIISGRFQPATPTFLNCGKQQRGELVSCFLLRIEDNMESIGRSVNSALQLSKRGGGVAFLLTNLREAGAPIKRIENQSSGVVPVMKMLEDAFSYANQLGARQGAGAVYLHAHHPDIYHFLDTKRENADEKVRIKTLSLGVVIPDITFELAKRNEDMYLFSPYDVERVYGVPMSEISVSEKYSEMVNNAQIRKKKIKAREFFQTLAEIQFESGYPYIMFEDAVNRANPIAGRINMSNLCSEILQVNSASEYHPDLSYRHIGHDISCNLGSMNIAMAMDSPNFAHTVSTAIRALSNVSEMTKIESVPSIEKGNLASHAIGLGQMNLHGYLAREGIYYGSEEALDFTNIYFYTVTYYALLASNQLAIEKKQHFKGFENSKYATGEYFNKYVSQQWLPKTQKIHQLFSQSNVHIPTQEDWQTLKKSIMTHGIYNQNLQAIPPTGSISYINHSTSSIHPIAAPIEIRKEGKIGRVYYPAPFMTNENRQYYQDAYDIGAEKIIDTYAEASQHIDQGLSLTLFFSDEATTRDINKAQIYAWRKGIKTLYYIRIRQSALAGTEIKGCVSCAL, encoded by the coding sequence ATGACACAATCAACAGAACAACTGGATTACCATGCATTGAATGCCATGCTAAATCTCTATGATGAGCAAGGTAATATTCAGTTTGATAAAGATAAACTAGCGACACACCATTTTTTTCGTCAACATGTAAATCAAAACACAGTATTTTTTCATGATCTAAAAGAAAAACTCGAGTTCTTAGTACAACAACACTATTACGAAGCACAAGTGTTAGAACAGTATGAATTTGCCTTTATCAAACAGCTATTTAAACATGCTTATAGTAAAAAATTTCGCTTTCAATCATTCCTTGGAGCTTTTAAGTACTACACCAGTTACACCTTAAAAACATTTGATGGAGAACGCTATCTAGAGCGCTATGAAGATCGCGTTTGTATGGTGGCTCTCACGCTAGCACAAGGCAATACTGATCTTGCTATTCATCTTGTAGATGAAATTATTAGTGGTCGTTTTCAACCCGCTACACCGACTTTTTTAAATTGTGGAAAACAACAACGCGGTGAATTGGTTTCCTGCTTTTTATTACGTATAGAAGATAATATGGAGTCTATCGGTCGCTCGGTAAATTCCGCATTACAGCTTTCTAAACGTGGCGGTGGCGTTGCATTTTTACTCACCAATTTACGTGAAGCAGGCGCACCGATTAAACGTATAGAAAATCAATCTTCTGGCGTGGTTCCTGTTATGAAAATGCTTGAAGATGCTTTTTCTTATGCAAACCAATTAGGTGCAAGACAAGGTGCTGGTGCTGTTTATCTTCATGCTCACCATCCTGATATTTATCATTTTCTTGATACCAAAAGAGAGAATGCAGATGAAAAAGTCCGAATAAAAACCCTCTCTTTAGGCGTTGTTATCCCTGATATCACGTTTGAATTAGCAAAACGCAATGAAGATATGTATCTCTTCTCACCTTATGATGTAGAACGTGTTTATGGCGTACCTATGTCAGAAATCAGTGTTAGCGAAAAATACAGTGAAATGGTGAATAACGCGCAAATTCGTAAGAAGAAAATTAAAGCGAGGGAGTTTTTCCAAACACTTGCCGAAATTCAATTTGAGTCTGGCTATCCTTATATCATGTTTGAAGATGCGGTAAATCGTGCCAATCCTATCGCGGGTAGAATTAATATGAGCAATCTTTGCTCTGAAATTTTACAAGTCAACAGCGCCAGTGAGTATCACCCAGATTTAAGCTATCGCCATATCGGTCATGACATCAGTTGTAACTTAGGCTCTATGAATATTGCTATGGCAATGGACTCACCTAACTTTGCACATACCGTCAGCACAGCAATTAGAGCATTAAGCAATGTTTCTGAAATGACAAAAATTGAGTCCGTTCCTTCTATTGAAAAAGGTAATCTCGCTTCTCATGCCATTGGTTTAGGACAAATGAATTTACATGGCTACTTAGCGCGCGAAGGGATTTATTACGGCTCTGAAGAAGCATTAGATTTTACTAATATCTATTTTTATACCGTTACTTACTATGCGCTATTAGCTTCAAATCAATTAGCGATTGAGAAAAAACAGCACTTTAAAGGTTTTGAAAATTCAAAATACGCAACAGGTGAATATTTTAATAAATATGTATCACAACAATGGTTGCCTAAAACACAAAAAATCCACCAGCTATTTAGTCAATCGAATGTTCATATTCCAACACAAGAAGATTGGCAAACTCTCAAGAAATCTATTATGACGCATGGGATCTATAACCAAAACTTGCAAGCGATACCACCAACAGGATCTATTTCCTATATTAACCACTCCACATCGAGCATTCATCCTATTGCCGCACCAATAGAAATTAGAAAAGAAGGTAAAATTGGGCGAGTTTATTACCCGGCCCCTTTTATGACTAATGAAAACCGTCAGTATTATCAAGACGCATATGATATTGGAGCTGAAAAAATTATTGATACTTATGCTGAGGCTTCTCAACATATCGACCAAGGTTTATCGCTCACATTATTCTTTTCTGATGAAGCAACAACCCGAGATATCAACAAAGCGCAAATATATGCATGGCGTAAAGGTATTAAAACCTTGTATTACATTCGTATCCGACAATCTGCATTAGCAGGTACTGAAATAAAAGGCTGTGTTTCGTGCGCACTTTAA
- the nrdF gene encoding class 1b ribonucleoside-diphosphate reductase subunit beta: protein MSSPLLSHVNAINWNRIEDEKDLEVWNRLTMNFWLPEKIPLSNDIPSWSTLTQAEKQLTIRVFTGLTLLDTIQNTVGAPALMPDALTPHEEAVLSNICFMEAVHARSYSSIFSTLCLTTDVDEAYRWSEENPYLQKKAEIILRYYQDEDPLKKKVASVFLESFLFYSGFYLPMYWSSRGKLTNTADLIRLIIRDEAVHGYYIGYKFQNQLLNKSELEKQDIKDFSFSLLLDLYDNEVKYTEDLYDTVGWTEDVKKFLHYNANKALMNLGYEALFPDEITNVSPAILSSLSPDANENHDFFSGSGSSYVIGKTINTEDDDWDF, encoded by the coding sequence ATGTCATCACCTTTATTAAGCCATGTTAATGCGATTAATTGGAATCGCATTGAAGATGAAAAAGATTTAGAAGTTTGGAACCGCTTAACTATGAATTTTTGGTTACCTGAAAAAATTCCACTCTCTAATGACATTCCCTCATGGAGCACGCTGACTCAAGCTGAAAAACAACTGACGATTCGTGTTTTCACTGGGCTAACTTTGCTCGATACGATCCAAAACACGGTAGGCGCACCAGCTTTGATGCCTGATGCACTCACGCCTCATGAAGAAGCCGTGTTATCTAATATCTGTTTTATGGAAGCGGTTCATGCTCGCTCTTACAGTTCGATATTTTCCACACTCTGCTTAACAACTGATGTCGATGAAGCATACCGTTGGAGTGAGGAAAATCCTTACTTACAAAAGAAAGCAGAAATTATTTTGCGTTATTATCAAGATGAAGATCCTTTAAAGAAAAAAGTCGCCAGCGTCTTTTTAGAATCCTTTTTATTTTATTCAGGATTTTATTTACCAATGTACTGGTCAAGCCGAGGAAAATTAACCAATACAGCCGATTTAATTCGTCTTATTATTAGGGATGAAGCCGTTCATGGTTATTATATTGGCTATAAATTTCAAAATCAGTTATTAAATAAATCTGAATTAGAGAAACAAGATATTAAAGATTTTTCTTTCTCATTATTATTAGATTTATATGACAATGAAGTGAAATATACCGAAGATCTTTACGACACTGTAGGCTGGACAGAAGATGTCAAAAAATTCCTTCATTATAATGCAAATAAAGCATTAATGAATTTAGGGTATGAAGCTTTATTTCCTGATGAAATAACAAATGTAAGCCCTGCAATTCTTTCTTCATTATCACCAGATGCAAATGAAAATCACGATTTCTTCTCTGGTTCAGGTTCATCTTATGTTATTGGAAAAACCATAAACACTGAAGATGATGATTGGGATTTTTAA
- the proV gene encoding glycine betaine/L-proline ABC transporter ATP-binding protein ProV has product MAIKLEVKNLYKVFGEHPKRAFELLESGMNKDQIFDKTGLTVGVQNANLAIEEGEIFVIMGLSGSGKSTLVRLLNRLISPTKGEVLIDGENIATMSDKELRQVRRKKISMVFQSFALMPHMNVLDNTAFGMDLAGLSKDERYKKAMDALEQVNLGSYANSWPDELSGGMRQRIGLARALANDPDILLMDEAFSALDPLIRTEMQDELLSLQGDKQRTIVFISHDLDEAMRIGDRIAIMQGGVVVQTGTPDEILNNPANDYVRTFFRGVDISHVFSAKDIAKRRPETLLHIAPGFGPRSALKVLEDEDRNFGYLIERGRKFVGIVSITSLEEALKNKQPIESAILSEPCAINGDTPLNELISTVAQSPCAIPVIDEKNRYIGLISKGMLLQALDKETPNE; this is encoded by the coding sequence ATGGCAATTAAACTCGAAGTAAAAAATCTCTACAAGGTATTTGGCGAGCACCCTAAACGCGCTTTTGAATTATTAGAATCTGGTATGAATAAAGATCAGATTTTTGATAAAACAGGGCTTACAGTGGGCGTTCAAAATGCAAATCTGGCAATTGAAGAAGGCGAAATATTTGTCATCATGGGATTATCTGGTTCAGGTAAATCCACACTAGTCCGCCTTCTCAATCGTCTGATCTCTCCAACGAAGGGAGAGGTGCTTATTGATGGTGAAAATATTGCCACCATGTCGGATAAAGAATTACGACAAGTCCGCCGTAAAAAAATCAGTATGGTGTTTCAGTCATTTGCATTAATGCCTCATATGAATGTGCTTGATAATACTGCATTTGGAATGGATCTTGCGGGATTAAGTAAAGATGAGCGTTATAAAAAAGCGATGGATGCTTTAGAGCAAGTCAACTTGGGTAGTTACGCAAACTCTTGGCCTGATGAGCTTTCTGGTGGGATGCGTCAACGTATCGGTCTTGCACGTGCACTTGCTAACGATCCAGATATTTTGTTGATGGATGAAGCCTTTTCAGCACTCGATCCATTAATTCGTACAGAAATGCAAGATGAGTTATTAAGCTTACAAGGTGATAAACAGCGCACCATTGTGTTTATCTCCCATGATCTGGATGAGGCTATGCGTATTGGTGACCGAATTGCCATTATGCAAGGTGGTGTTGTCGTTCAAACAGGTACACCAGATGAAATACTCAATAATCCAGCAAATGATTATGTTCGTACGTTTTTCCGTGGTGTTGATATTAGCCACGTATTTAGTGCAAAAGATATAGCTAAACGTCGCCCTGAGACCTTACTGCATATTGCGCCCGGTTTTGGTCCTCGATCTGCCTTAAAAGTACTCGAAGATGAAGATAGAAACTTTGGCTATCTCATTGAGCGAGGAAGAAAATTTGTTGGTATCGTTTCCATCACGTCTCTTGAAGAGGCGCTGAAAAATAAACAGCCTATTGAGTCAGCTATTTTATCTGAGCCTTGTGCCATTAATGGTGATACACCGTTAAACGAGCTGATTTCAACTGTTGCACAATCTCCCTGTGCAATTCCTGTTATTGATGAAAAAAACCGTTATATCGGCTTAATTTCTAAAGGAATGTTACTACAAGCACTGGATAAGGAGACGCCAAATGAGTAA
- the proW gene encoding glycine betaine/L-proline ABC transporter permease ProW — translation MSNTTDKDVALDTNIQETATSETASETTNNVNDDPWATTDTTTTESDPWSSADSSSTDADPWGAGSGTENIDTSSAGSDWLDAAPTGVAPDSFNLMDPFHNTLIPLDSWVTDAIDWIVLHFRPVFQGIRVPVDLVLSGFENFLTSMPAPIAIILFSLIAWQLSGKVMGIASFISLILIGAIGAWSEAMVTLALVLTSLLFCLIIGLPLGIWLANSDRASKIVRPLLDAMQTTPAFVYLVPIVMLFGIGNVPGVVVTIIFALPPIVRLTILGIKQVPEDLIEAAQSFGANPRQMLFKVQLPLAMPTIMAGVNQTLMLALSMVVIASMIAVGGLGQMVLRGIGRLDMGLAAVGGAGIVILAIILDRLTQSLGQNSRHKGNRCWYMTGPIGLICRLFGKKAS, via the coding sequence ATGAGTAATACAACAGATAAAGATGTGGCTTTGGATACAAATATCCAAGAAACCGCAACAAGCGAAACGGCATCAGAGACAACCAATAACGTAAATGATGATCCTTGGGCAACAACTGATACCACTACAACAGAAAGTGATCCTTGGAGTAGCGCTGACAGCTCATCAACAGATGCCGATCCTTGGGGTGCAGGCAGTGGTACTGAAAATATCGATACCTCCTCTGCTGGCAGTGATTGGCTAGATGCTGCACCAACGGGTGTGGCACCCGATTCATTCAATCTAATGGATCCGTTTCATAATACGCTGATCCCCTTAGATTCATGGGTTACTGATGCGATTGACTGGATTGTGTTGCACTTTCGCCCTGTTTTCCAAGGTATTCGTGTACCGGTCGATTTGGTCTTAAGTGGTTTTGAAAATTTCTTAACCTCAATGCCGGCACCTATCGCCATTATTCTATTTTCTCTGATTGCATGGCAGCTTTCAGGCAAAGTTATGGGTATCGCTTCTTTTATCTCATTAATATTAATTGGTGCGATTGGTGCTTGGTCTGAAGCTATGGTTACCCTTGCATTGGTACTAACCTCGTTACTGTTTTGTCTTATTATCGGGCTTCCATTAGGAATATGGCTGGCTAACAGTGATAGAGCATCCAAAATTGTTCGGCCTTTACTCGATGCGATGCAGACAACGCCTGCGTTTGTCTACTTAGTTCCTATCGTCATGTTATTTGGTATAGGTAACGTACCCGGCGTTGTGGTCACTATTATTTTTGCCTTACCTCCAATTGTGAGATTGACCATTTTAGGGATCAAACAAGTTCCTGAAGATTTAATCGAAGCAGCACAATCATTTGGTGCAAATCCTCGTCAAATGCTGTTTAAAGTGCAATTACCACTCGCGATGCCAACGATTATGGCAGGTGTAAACCAAACGCTGATGTTAGCACTTTCAATGGTTGTTATTGCATCAATGATCGCCGTTGGTGGATTAGGTCAAATGGTATTACGCGGTATAGGTCGTCTTGATATGGGACTGGCTGCCGTAGGGGGCGCAGGTATTGTTATCCTCGCGATTATCCTTGACCGATTAACACAATCTTTAGGTCAAAACAGCCGTCATAAAGGTAATCGATGCTGGTATATGACAGGACCTATCGGCTTAATTTGTCGACTCTTTGGCAAAAAAGCATCGTAA
- the proX gene encoding glycine betaine/L-proline ABC transporter substrate-binding protein ProX — translation MRNPVIWATVLSATLISTQLSAADLPGKGISVQPVQSTISEETFQTLIVNKALEQLGYTVQPIKEVDYNVAYSSIANGDATFMAVSWVPLHNSQYAAAGGDNTFYRKGDYVVNAAQGYLIDKKTAEKYNITNIEQLKDPKIAKLFDANGDGKADLTGCNPGWGCEEAINNHLKAYGLEKSVTHNQGNYAAMMADTITRYKEGKPIFYYTWTPYWISDVLKPGKDVVWLQVPFSSLPGDDKTDTTLANGKNYGFPPSTMHIAANKKWAEENPAAAKLFEVMKVSVADINAQNLRMHNGQKSQADIERHANAWIKAHQKTFDGWIEQAQAAAK, via the coding sequence ATGCGTAATCCAGTTATCTGGGCAACAGTATTGTCCGCCACACTGATAAGCACCCAGTTATCCGCTGCTGATTTACCTGGAAAAGGGATCTCGGTTCAACCCGTGCAAAGTACGATTTCTGAAGAAACCTTTCAAACTTTAATCGTTAATAAAGCACTCGAACAATTAGGTTACACTGTTCAGCCAATTAAAGAAGTTGACTATAACGTTGCTTATTCTTCTATCGCCAATGGTGATGCCACTTTTATGGCAGTCAGTTGGGTCCCTCTTCATAATTCACAATATGCAGCGGCAGGAGGTGATAATACCTTTTATCGTAAAGGGGATTATGTCGTTAATGCCGCTCAAGGTTACTTGATTGATAAGAAAACGGCAGAGAAATATAACATTACGAATATTGAGCAATTAAAAGATCCTAAAATTGCTAAATTATTTGATGCTAATGGTGATGGTAAAGCCGATTTAACGGGTTGTAATCCGGGATGGGGTTGTGAAGAAGCAATTAACAATCACTTAAAAGCCTATGGATTAGAAAAATCTGTTACACATAACCAAGGCAACTACGCGGCAATGATGGCAGATACCATTACTCGCTATAAAGAAGGCAAACCCATTTTTTATTACACATGGACACCGTACTGGATAAGTGATGTATTAAAACCGGGTAAAGATGTTGTTTGGTTACAAGTGCCTTTTTCTTCATTACCGGGGGATGATAAAACCGATACCACATTAGCAAATGGTAAAAACTATGGCTTTCCGCCAAGTACCATGCATATTGCAGCAAATAAAAAATGGGCTGAAGAAAATCCCGCTGCGGCAAAACTCTTTGAAGTTATGAAAGTATCTGTAGCCGATATTAATGCGCAAAACTTACGTATGCATAATGGTCAAAAATCACAGGCAGATATTGAACGTCATGCTAACGCATGGATCAAAGCACATCAAAAAACCTTTGATGGTTGGATTGAACAAGCTCAAGCAGCTGCAAAATAA